From Brassica oleracea var. oleracea cultivar TO1000 chromosome C3, BOL, whole genome shotgun sequence, a single genomic window includes:
- the LOC106334224 gene encoding glucan endo-1,3-beta-D-glucosidase-like — MSSKLLTFFFVLSLVAIHHIPVVTCRQWCMAMPNASDEQLQANIDYACSNGVDCTQIQPGGVCYEPNTLYDHASYVMNAYYQSHGRIEDSCRFNRSSCWVFVDPSYGSCVYYT, encoded by the coding sequence ATGTCGTCCAAGCTTTTAACCTTCTTCTTCGTTCTATCTCTTGTGGCGATCCACCACATCCCTGTCGTGACATGCAGACAATGGTGCATGGCGATGCCTAATGCTTCAGATGAGCAGTTACAAGCCAACATTGACTACGCTTGCAGCAACGGCGTCGATTGTACACAGATCCAGCCCGGGGGAGTATGCTATGAACCAAACACTCTTTATGACCACGCGTCGTATGTGATGAACGCTTATTACCAGAGTCATGGACGCATTGAAGACTCTTGCAGGTTCAACCGCAGCAGTTGCTGGGTCTTTGTCGACCCAAGTTATGGCTCATGTGTGTACTACACTTGA